A genomic segment from Luteibacter aegosomatis encodes:
- a CDS encoding aminotransferase class I/II-fold pyridoxal phosphate-dependent enzyme, with amino-acid sequence MSSIKPSAHLAEVRYEIRGALTRRAREREAAGEAVIKLNIGNPGRYGFATPRHLREAIASHLADSEAYGHEQGLDEAREAILAQQQARGATGIDVERIFVGNGVSELIDLSLRALLQPGDEVLLPSPDYPLWSAATLLNHGQPRYYRCPAENAHLPDPDEIEALVGPRTRAIVLINPNNPTGAVYPKALLERIVEVARRHDLLLLCDEIYDEILYDGTPFQPLAAVAGDHPCVSFGGLSKVHRACGYRVGWMSLSGDAKRTADYRDALQLLAALRLCANVTAQWAVKPALLDTPTIGELTSPGGRLHEARRIVLDHVAASPFLDVVAPGGAIYAFPGVRADAIPSFDDTAFALRLLDEEGVLLVPGTSFNLSASRHLRLTLLPEPAQLVEVFARIDRVLGRMAEEHRPVASAVA; translated from the coding sequence GTGTCCTCGATCAAGCCCAGCGCGCACCTGGCGGAAGTGCGCTACGAAATCCGCGGGGCCCTCACCCGGCGCGCCCGCGAACGGGAAGCCGCTGGCGAGGCGGTCATCAAGCTCAACATCGGCAACCCCGGCCGCTACGGCTTCGCCACGCCGCGCCACCTGCGCGAGGCCATCGCCAGCCATCTCGCCGACAGCGAGGCCTACGGCCACGAACAGGGCCTGGATGAGGCCCGCGAGGCCATCCTCGCCCAGCAGCAGGCACGCGGCGCCACCGGCATCGACGTGGAACGCATCTTCGTCGGCAACGGCGTCAGCGAGCTGATCGACCTGTCCCTGCGCGCCCTGCTCCAGCCCGGCGACGAGGTGCTGCTGCCCAGCCCCGATTACCCGCTGTGGAGCGCCGCGACCCTCCTCAACCATGGCCAGCCACGCTATTACCGCTGCCCGGCCGAGAATGCCCACCTGCCCGACCCGGACGAGATCGAAGCCCTGGTGGGACCGCGCACGCGGGCGATCGTGCTGATCAATCCGAACAACCCCACCGGCGCCGTCTATCCGAAGGCCCTGCTCGAGCGCATCGTCGAGGTGGCGCGCCGTCACGACCTGCTGCTGCTCTGCGACGAGATCTACGACGAGATCCTCTACGACGGCACGCCGTTCCAGCCGCTGGCCGCCGTCGCCGGCGACCATCCCTGCGTGAGCTTCGGCGGCCTGTCGAAGGTGCATCGCGCCTGCGGCTATCGCGTGGGCTGGATGAGCCTGTCGGGCGACGCGAAGCGCACCGCCGATTACCGCGACGCGCTGCAACTGCTCGCCGCGCTGCGCCTGTGCGCCAACGTCACCGCGCAATGGGCGGTCAAGCCCGCCCTACTCGATACGCCCACCATCGGCGAACTCACCTCGCCGGGCGGCCGCCTGCACGAGGCCCGGCGCATCGTGCTGGACCACGTGGCCGCCAGCCCCTTCCTCGACGTGGTCGCCCCCGGCGGCGCGATCTATGCCTTCCCCGGGGTGCGGGCGGACGCGATCCCCTCGTTCGACGACACGGCCTTCGCGCTGCGCCTGCTCGACGAGGAAGGCGTGCTGCTCGTGCCGGGAACCAGCTTCAACCTCTCGGCCAGCCGCCACCTGCGCCTGACCCTGCTGCCCGAACCGGCGCAGCTGGTCGAGGTGTTCGCCCGCATCGACCG
- a CDS encoding Csu type fimbrial protein — protein MKWLALLLLCVSSLFVAPRAEATTTCSITGITGLSFGAVDPTGGVVNVSATLNYRCVYSGPLAELFGSFITACASFGTDDLGNLSPRTLVNPSSDRMQYQVYQDAVGTVWGTLGNATYGPRTFILSIGILSNGAQITGSLPVYGRVSAAQGTLSPGNYTGTLTSSLTYSHNDALLSLGLPPATCTSGGTGGPFTVAGPTMTVTASVAPKCTFGAATDLLFGNVPGLLTAATDQTSLLRITCTNRAAYQLGLDNGANASGTQRRMAAGGAFVNYELYKDSQRTLRWGGTLNSDTLSRSGTGTEETVTVYGRVPAQAAVAAGNYSDLITVTVTY, from the coding sequence ATGAAATGGCTCGCCCTGCTCCTGCTCTGCGTATCGTCGCTGTTCGTCGCCCCGCGTGCCGAGGCGACCACGACCTGCAGCATCACCGGCATCACCGGACTCTCGTTCGGCGCGGTGGACCCCACCGGCGGTGTCGTCAACGTGTCGGCCACGCTGAACTACCGCTGCGTTTACAGCGGGCCGCTGGCCGAACTGTTCGGCTCGTTCATCACCGCCTGCGCGAGCTTCGGTACCGACGACCTCGGCAACCTCTCGCCACGCACCCTCGTCAATCCGAGCAGCGACCGCATGCAGTACCAGGTGTACCAGGACGCGGTGGGCACGGTATGGGGCACGCTGGGCAATGCCACCTACGGGCCGAGGACGTTCATCCTGAGCATCGGCATCCTTTCCAACGGTGCGCAGATCACGGGTAGCCTGCCCGTCTACGGCCGGGTTTCCGCCGCGCAAGGCACGCTTTCGCCCGGCAACTACACCGGCACCCTCACCAGCTCGCTGACCTACAGCCACAACGACGCGCTGTTGAGCCTCGGCCTGCCGCCCGCCACCTGCACCAGCGGTGGCACCGGCGGTCCGTTCACCGTCGCCGGCCCCACGATGACCGTCACCGCATCCGTCGCGCCGAAGTGCACCTTCGGCGCCGCCACCGACCTGCTCTTCGGCAACGTGCCGGGCTTGCTGACCGCCGCCACCGACCAGACCTCGTTGCTGCGCATCACCTGCACCAATCGCGCGGCCTACCAGCTGGGCCTCGACAACGGCGCCAATGCATCGGGCACGCAGCGCCGCATGGCGGCCGGGGGAGCGTTCGTCAATTACGAGCTCTACAAGGACAGCCAGCGGACCTTGCGTTGGGGTGGGACGCTCAATAGCGATACGTTGTCGCGTTCGGGGACGGGGACGGAGGAAACGGTGACGGTGTACGGGCGCGTGCCCGCGCAGGCGGCGGTGGCGGCGGGGAATTACAGCGACCTGATCACGGTGACGGTGACGTACTAG
- the rsgA gene encoding ribosome small subunit-dependent GTPase A, whose product MTDSPELARLRHIGWREPALPDDPRRLARVVAQHRAGYEVHDGEDAFNAQPAGVFLKRGLDPSLRPAVGDFVFLDRATHPVIEAVLPRRSVLTRAAAGERYERQIIATNIDHVLVLTGLDGDFSPARIERYLTLVEGSGARPVVLLSKADTGVDVDAAVTALRARLPAEAAVHAINGKDPATVALLATYLGPGSSAVLVGSSGAGKSTLTNTLLGEERMATGAVRANDSRGRHTTTHRALLMLPTGGCLIDTPGMRELKLTGEENLDLFADIEALAAQCRFADCSHGNEPGCAIQAALASGELSPQRWRNYLKLHDEREEQAATLEARLRRKAAPVKHAGKPKRGGWSHDDD is encoded by the coding sequence ATGACCGACTCCCCGGAACTGGCGCGCCTGCGCCACATCGGTTGGCGCGAGCCCGCCCTGCCCGACGATCCCCGCCGCCTCGCCCGCGTGGTGGCCCAGCATCGCGCGGGTTACGAGGTGCACGACGGCGAGGACGCGTTCAACGCGCAGCCGGCCGGCGTGTTCCTCAAGCGCGGGCTCGATCCGTCGCTGCGTCCGGCGGTGGGCGATTTCGTCTTTCTCGACCGGGCCACGCACCCGGTGATCGAGGCGGTGCTGCCGCGCCGCTCGGTGCTCACGCGCGCCGCCGCGGGCGAGCGTTACGAGCGGCAGATCATCGCCACCAACATCGACCACGTGCTGGTGCTCACGGGATTGGACGGCGATTTCAGTCCCGCCCGCATCGAGCGCTACCTCACGCTGGTGGAAGGTTCCGGTGCGCGCCCGGTCGTGCTGTTGAGCAAGGCGGACACCGGCGTGGATGTCGACGCCGCGGTGACCGCGCTGCGCGCGCGGCTGCCGGCGGAGGCCGCGGTGCATGCCATCAACGGCAAGGATCCGGCCACCGTCGCGTTGCTGGCGACGTACCTGGGCCCGGGTTCCAGCGCGGTGCTGGTGGGGTCCTCGGGGGCGGGCAAGTCCACGCTTACCAATACGCTGCTCGGCGAGGAGCGCATGGCCACCGGCGCGGTGCGCGCGAACGATAGCCGTGGGCGGCACACCACCACGCATCGCGCGCTGCTGATGCTGCCCACGGGCGGCTGCCTCATCGATACGCCGGGGATGCGCGAGCTGAAGCTCACCGGCGAGGAAAACCTCGATCTCTTCGCCGACATCGAGGCGCTCGCCGCGCAGTGCCGCTTCGCCGATTGCAGCCATGGCAACGAGCCGGGGTGTGCGATCCAGGCGGCGCTGGCATCGGGTGAACTGTCGCCGCAGCGCTGGCGCAATTACCTCAAGCTGCACGACGAGCGCGAGGAGCAGGCGGCGACGCTCGAGGCCCGGTTGCGGCGCAAAGCTGCGCCGGTGAAGCACGCTGGCAAACCGAAGCGGGGTGGGTGGTCGCATGACGACGACTGA